The Chryseolinea soli genome contains a region encoding:
- a CDS encoding trypsin-like peptidase domain-containing protein codes for MIEKLTSHIPPLLQIPAGNDLLDLLIYTLGILFILSVITEKLTQVIRMYPHTFRLILIAVGLFFYIPIVDSFQSGPLSIVVFIALLAINTAIIALTVANLSSTRKYAVTRKFRILQNVQKTKGIVSADPYLQEREVTLLSFLVGFVVAYVFNADFLSLIADPTQIGKAKPIEPFFFTNGEITINEAYFSFRFITGIGFALTAFFLSFGSKFFHDLLDNLLQVKNLRRNLTEITQPQTSTTPGNLTPTQIKAFLTTKFDILKKYPGFESANVEAELTSAGKKILINLHFNKEVTDEIKRQLETIFQKEGIPVKISENKPVARVKVGKVSHVNEANYIGSIACGLRDENGTESVLTCAHVLLSGNFEPDKINDKNLDENVNLTLRHEKKHASWFYGYQDDTLDIALIKPREQVAPSGLTAHTPSHDDLGDLVHFQGAVTDNGFGFLKAVDETCPVLFENDTTVNMRGLLKLAHTDFGIDTSIAAGGDSGSLLFDEQNRALGIVLASTDEFTYAIPMGTILNKVNQQII; via the coding sequence ATGATCGAAAAACTCACATCACACATTCCTCCTTTGTTACAAATCCCGGCGGGAAACGATCTGTTGGATCTCCTGATCTACACGCTGGGCATTCTTTTTATCCTCAGCGTCATCACCGAAAAGCTCACGCAGGTCATTCGCATGTATCCTCACACGTTCCGGCTGATCCTGATCGCGGTGGGTTTGTTCTTCTACATTCCGATTGTGGATTCCTTTCAAAGCGGGCCCCTGAGCATCGTCGTGTTCATCGCCTTGCTGGCCATCAACACGGCGATCATAGCCCTCACGGTGGCCAATCTTTCTTCCACAAGAAAATATGCCGTCACACGAAAATTCCGCATCCTGCAGAACGTTCAAAAAACCAAAGGCATTGTATCGGCCGATCCTTACCTGCAGGAACGGGAAGTTACGTTGTTGAGCTTCCTGGTTGGTTTTGTTGTGGCGTATGTTTTCAACGCAGACTTTTTAAGCCTGATCGCAGATCCTACCCAGATCGGCAAAGCCAAGCCGATCGAACCTTTTTTCTTTACGAACGGTGAGATCACCATCAATGAAGCGTACTTCAGCTTTCGTTTTATTACCGGCATCGGCTTCGCGCTAACGGCTTTTTTTCTTTCGTTCGGATCGAAATTCTTTCACGATCTGCTGGACAATTTACTGCAAGTAAAGAACCTGCGCAGAAACCTGACGGAGATAACACAGCCACAGACCTCGACCACCCCGGGCAACCTGACGCCCACCCAGATCAAAGCCTTCCTCACAACAAAGTTCGACATCCTGAAAAAGTATCCCGGTTTTGAAAGCGCAAACGTGGAGGCGGAACTGACCTCTGCGGGAAAAAAAATTCTAATCAATCTACACTTCAACAAGGAAGTGACCGACGAAATAAAGCGGCAGTTGGAAACCATTTTTCAAAAAGAAGGTATTCCGGTTAAGATATCAGAGAACAAACCCGTTGCCCGGGTAAAGGTGGGCAAAGTCAGCCATGTTAATGAGGCCAACTACATCGGTAGCATAGCGTGTGGCCTGCGCGATGAGAATGGGACCGAATCTGTACTTACCTGTGCGCACGTGTTGTTGAGCGGAAACTTTGAGCCGGATAAAATAAACGACAAAAACCTTGACGAAAATGTAAACCTTACCCTCCGGCATGAAAAAAAACACGCATCTTGGTTCTATGGTTACCAGGATGACACCCTTGACATCGCCCTGATCAAACCAAGAGAACAAGTAGCACCTTCCGGGCTAACCGCCCACACGCCGTCGCACGACGACCTTGGCGACCTTGTACATTTCCAGGGGGCCGTCACCGACAATGGCTTTGGATTTCTCAAAGCAGTAGACGAAACCTGTCCCGTACTTTTTGAAAACGACACGACCGTGAACATGCGTGGCTTGTTGAAGCTCGCCCACACGGACTTCGGAATAGACACCAGTATTGCCGCTGGTGGCGACTCGGGCTCATTGCTCTTCGATGAACAAAATCGCGCGTTGGGTATTGTCCTGGCATCGACCGATGAATTTACGTATGCCATCCCGATGGGTACCATATTGAATAAAGTTAACCAACAAATCATTTGA
- a CDS encoding membrane dipeptidase, translated as MTPFYIDFHCHPSMKPYGKGFTAGTIGINNPNASKQTSAWFYDSPNLFERGLQMISGISKFSQADFSTLSFGDVRLVCASLYPIEQGFFKNKLGEGILSDLVNDFITGVGKERVDFIQNNRNYFEDLEREYKFYESLDDKPVKTVSGTFKYKLIRNFAEMQGILQNDPMRDQIVFVVMSIEGLHTLNTDHTAPLNLPSLVENVRKIKQWKYPPLFVTFAHHFNNFLCGQAKSLTGIVGEATDQSDGLGEGFSTEGLAVLDAVLSRDNGKRIYIDIKHMSAKARAQYFNILSAPPYAGQDIPIMVSHGAANGLKSMNDKTMDPLAQHTASKLLQEDINFYDDEIVQVARSKGIFGLQLDERRVANKQTLQAVKHSIHMSKIRHYRAELLWNQIQHVGELLDRNHLPAWDCLAIGSDFEGIINPLNGYLTAEALVHLEAYVERYAFNYMSEFGKNLQIGNQISSSEIVQRIFHSNGINFMSLYF; from the coding sequence ATGACACCCTTCTACATCGACTTCCACTGCCATCCTTCCATGAAACCCTATGGAAAAGGTTTCACCGCGGGCACCATCGGCATCAACAACCCCAATGCCTCCAAGCAAACAAGCGCCTGGTTCTATGATTCACCAAATTTGTTCGAGCGTGGCCTTCAGATGATCAGTGGGATCTCTAAATTTTCACAAGCCGATTTCTCTACGCTCTCCTTTGGCGATGTGCGCCTCGTTTGTGCTTCGCTCTATCCCATTGAACAGGGATTTTTCAAAAACAAATTGGGTGAAGGCATTCTCAGCGACCTGGTGAACGATTTCATTACCGGCGTTGGAAAAGAACGGGTCGATTTCATTCAAAACAACCGGAATTATTTTGAAGACCTGGAACGCGAATACAAATTTTATGAGTCGCTGGATGACAAGCCGGTGAAGACCGTGTCGGGCACCTTTAAATATAAACTCATCCGGAACTTTGCAGAAATGCAAGGCATCCTTCAAAACGATCCGATGCGCGACCAGATCGTGTTTGTCGTCATGAGCATCGAGGGCCTTCACACCTTGAACACCGATCACACCGCACCCCTGAATCTGCCGTCGCTGGTTGAAAACGTAAGGAAGATCAAGCAGTGGAAATACCCGCCGCTCTTTGTCACGTTTGCACACCACTTCAACAACTTCCTGTGCGGTCAGGCGAAAAGTCTCACCGGCATCGTAGGCGAGGCGACCGATCAAAGCGACGGACTGGGCGAAGGATTCAGCACCGAAGGCCTCGCGGTGTTGGACGCCGTGTTGAGCCGCGACAATGGAAAGCGTATCTATATCGACATCAAACACATGAGCGCCAAGGCAAGGGCTCAGTATTTCAACATCCTCTCCGCGCCTCCCTATGCCGGGCAGGATATTCCCATCATGGTAAGCCACGGCGCCGCCAATGGCCTGAAGTCGATGAACGACAAAACCATGGATCCCCTGGCACAACATACCGCCAGCAAATTGTTGCAAGAAGACATCAATTTTTACGACGACGAGATCGTGCAAGTGGCGCGCTCGAAAGGTATCTTCGGGTTGCAGTTGGACGAACGCCGGGTGGCCAATAAACAAACCTTGCAGGCCGTGAAGCACTCCATTCACATGAGCAAGATCCGGCACTACCGCGCCGAGCTGTTGTGGAACCAGATCCAACACGTGGGCGAGTTGCTGGACCGGAACCATTTGCCCGCCTGGGATTGTCTCGCTATCGGTTCCGATTTCGAGGGCATCATCAATCCCCTCAATGGATATCTTACGGCCGAGGCGCTGGTTCACCTCGAGGCCTATGTGGAGCGCTATGCGTTCAACTACATGAGTGAATTCGGCAAAAACTTACAGATCGGAAACCAGATCTCTTCTTCGGAGATCGTGCAGCGGATCTTTCATAGCAATGGGATAAATTTTATGAGTCTATATTTTTAA